GACTGGCAATTAACGACCGTCAAAGTCACAAACGCCAGCGATACAGCGCTCGATGCCTCCGCCAGTTATGGTAGCTGGTCGCTGCAGAACGTTTCTCTGGCGAATCTGTTCGCCGGCAATCTGATAACGTCAATCGATGCGGCAGATAGCAGGGGAGCCTGGGATGTCAGTCAGACATACACACAGAACAACATTGCCGCAGAGATGACCACCGGGCAATGGAATTTTACGGGTTCAACGGTGGATGGCCGGATAGACGCGTCGAGAAAGTCTGGTACGTGGAGTCTTCGGGGCACTTCCATTGCTGGCAGTAGGGGTGGGCTCGTATCAACCGCATCGTCCGGGCCGACGGAACTGCGTAACGTTTCGATACGTAGTTCTACAAATCGCGCGCCAATAGAAGCTGACAGTTCCCTCGGCAGATGGGCAATAGAATCGGTCGAACTGTCGGGAGGAAACACCGCAATCTCCGCGGTAGACGTCTCCAATGAATGGGAGGCTCATCGAATTGCCGTGCACAATGGGACCGGTATCACGGCAAGTGGGGATGGCATCTGGTCGGTCTCGAATTCCACGTTTTCCGGTGACTACGCCGGTATTATTGCTCGTGGAACCGGCTCCTCATGGTCCGTTAGCAATAGCCAATTCAGCGAGTACAACGGCGGTGCAATCAGGCTTAGCCAGAACGGGTCTCGTTCGGACGCCCGAATTTCAAATGTCCTATTTGAAGATGTACAAAATGGAGTTGTGTTGCGGTCCACTGGTTCAAGGGTAACTACTAATAATATAGCTGTCCGGAACGCGTCTGACAGTGGCATTTATCTCACCGGGTCGGAGAACACGTTCCAGATTCGAGATAGTACGTTCAATAACACGAACTATGCCCTCAGACGAATCAGTGATGGAACCTCATCGCCGGAGGACGTAGATCGGTTGGACTTCGCCGCAACTAACATCGATATCAGCGGTGGCGAGGTAGGTATTGGGGGGAGTGACTGGGATCTCAAGCATGTTCGAGTCGATGGCGCTCGTACTGGATTGAACATCGTTGAATCAAACGCGCGCCACGTGACAATTCGGAATACGTCCACCGGTGTCGTCAGCGGCAGATCAGTTCCAGGACCGACGACTGTAGCCGGGCAGCCAACGATCACCGATTCCGTGTTCCAGCGAAACGGCCTGGCAATCAGAAATACAAATGAGCCACCAATCCAAGCGCAAGGAAACTGGTGGGGTCAAGAGGGTGGCCCAATCGGTGCCAGACTAAACAGAAATCTCAACGCCGATGACTCTGGACAAGTCGTCGGCGACGCGGATACTTCGAATCCCTGTAACTCGAACTGTCTCCCCCCTGGTGCGTTCGGTTACAACGCCCAAACGAGCAGTATCACGCGCTCGTTTGCCTCACTAGCCTCACAGCGGACCCCCGCTTCCATCAGGTATCAAACACTGATTGACAACGGAACAGCCTCTATCAAAGTCAACTCAAGAGACGGGTCCACCGTCGTCGCATCGAACGAGACCAGCGGTGAGAGTGCGTTTAGCTGGGCAAATACGACTGTGACACCAAGCCAGGGCACACCCACCCTCTCCATCGAAACGAACGGTTTCGCCAGAATATATGTCGATCGCGTAGGGCTTAGCCTCCAACAGGATACCGACGGTGACGGGGTGCCTGATCATATCGAGCGAGGCTTCAAAACTGGGACTGGTGAGACAATACGGACGGACCCAACTGACCCGGATACTGACGGCGATGGGGTACCGGACGGTGAGGAGATCGGAGACTGGATTCGCCTCTCAATAGAGAACGAGTCCGGTAGTTATGAGCGGTCCTATTATCGACTCAATAGCGACCCGACCGCCGTCGACACTGACGGGGACGGGCTCTCCGATAAAACTGAACAGGAAGGTTGGAATGCACACTTAGCTACAAGTCCTGACCAAGGTGAGCGATATGAGAATGCAACAAAAGACGAGAGTCGGGATTCAGTTAATAAGTTGACGGAAGTCACAGTCTCGTCTGATCCACTGTACAGGGATACAGACGAAGATGGCGTAGATGACTTGCTAGAACACCAGAGCGGGATTGACCCGAGACAGCGTGATTCTGACGGCGATACTATCCCTGATAAGAAGGAACTACAGGAAGGGTCTGACCCAGCGATTCATGATCACTCTGCGCCAGTCGTCTATCCGCTCTCGGTAAAGACGAACAACGCTCAAGGAACCAGCTATACCGTCTCATTCAGCGTTGTAGATGACAGCGGGTACACCACTATCAATATCTACAAAAACGGAAAGCGCCAGATCCAGGTTACGGAAGTCAATGAAGAAGCGGGGACATATCCTGACCGGACCTTCAACGTGGACCGGGAGGCGGTGGGGACCATCATCACAGGGACAGGAAAATTCTTCTCACCCACCACAGTTGACATCGAGACGACCGATATTCACGGAAACAGCAAACGACAAACCATCAGTGGCCCAGACACCTACGGTCAGGCCGCTCGTGAGTATGAAAAGCTGCCCACTGTAGCTTCAGAGCGTGGATTCATCTCCTTCATGGGGTACGTCTCAGCGGGCACTACGGTTGGGAAAGAATCAGTCGTCGGCATAGTCGAAATGGTCGCTCACCCGCTGCAGTATGCCGAGCAAATGCACCAGCTCGGACAGACGGTCACATCGAACCCGGCGATTGTCTCCAAAATGCCCGGAATGATGGCCGATCAGACCCGCCAGCAACATGAAACCCGAAATCCGTTCGACCGAGGTGAGAAACACTACAATACATTCGGTGGGGCATGGTCGCTTGGATACTCGACTGGAATCGTTCTCCCGGCAGCTCTAACTCGTGGTGAATCGCTCGGCGTCCAAGCAGTCAGCTACTCCCGCAGACTGCAGCGTGTCGTTAACGCGGTCGACTCGGCAATTCCATCCCATGTTCCAAATGGAGTGCGGCCCGGTGTGCTCCGACAGGCAGGCAAAATCGATAGTACGCTTCCAGATACGAACGTCCGGACGGGTACACTGAGCGCCAAACTCAACAAAATGCCCGGGCCGAAGCGCAAGCAGGTTACTGAGCAGTTTGACGAACTTGATCCACAAACCAAACGATATCTCAGCAAAACCGATGTTGACGCACCGGCGACAAAGAGTGCCAATCTGTTCCGGAACGCCGGGCCGAGTGGACGCAAGACGCTGAACAAGCTTGCCGACACCGACCGGAAGGCGGCAGATGCACTACTGGAGATTGATGATGCCGCGACCCAGCGGCGGTTCACTCGAGCCTACGACAGCGGCGAGGTCGACAGTGGCGAACTGTCGACGGCCGTCAAGCGCTACGACAGTCTCGACGCGAGCGGCAAAGACGCTGCCGACGATGTCCTTGCTGCAACCGGCGACGACGGCGCCGAGCTCATCGCCAAAGCCGACGGCGAAACCGTCCGCATCCTCGCTGACGGCTCCGGCGACCTCGACCAGTCGTTCCGCCGGGGCGTCGCTCGCGCGGCTGATGACAACAGCGTCGACTCCTTCGACCAGATCGACAGGGCCGTCAAAAAGGTCGACAACCTCGACAGCACTCAGCAACGACGGGCCAAGCAGCTCATCGCCGACACCGACGGTGCTGGCGTCAAACTCGTCGACGAACTCGACGACGACGCACTTTATCAAGTGCTTGATTTGGATATCGACCGGGCTGACCAGTTCCGGACCGCCGCTGCCCGAAACCTTGATCAAGGATACGCTGAGGCCGACGACGTGGAAAAATTCGCCAGACATGCAGACAATCTCGAGGGCGTCGATGGATTGAATAGCGGTCCCGTCAGTGATTTCATCCAAGCACGTGACTCTGGGAACGTTCGCGGTGCGCTTGACGAAGTGCGCCGGGCTGACGAAATCGGTGCAGCGAATATCGAGCGGATGAATATTGAAGTCTATGATGGAAAAGAAAGGGTTGGAGAGTTAGACATCCAAGTCAAGGAGTCCGGCAAGATAGTCGAATCGAAAGGCTCGTTCGGATATGATGAACAACAAGTCAGATCCCAATTCAATAAGAAGCTCAGTGCGATGGAAGAGCACGATAGCGTAGCCTTTGACGGGAATACCTTGGAAGTACGAGCTAACAAAATAGGCGACGACGACATAGTGGCGTCCCAAATTACACAGATGGAAAAAGATATATCTGAGATGGATGAGTGGAATCATGCGGATGTTGATATTAAAGTCGTTGATGAATCAAGCGACAAAATAATCACTGGATAGGTCATCAAAAATGAAAGATTACGACAGTATTGAACTCGGATTTGTATTTGAGGAGCCCCCCTCTCAGCAGGCACATGAGACTCTATTTAGTATGTTTTATAACCAAGGCGATGGGTCAAAAGGCGAAAAACATCATGAGATTCATTACCGTGATGGTGATCATAGAAGTACAATTGATGCCGACAATGAGGAGGCGGCTGAAATTATGACTACTGCTTCGATGTGTCACGTTTCTTTATCAACTGGCCATTCAAATATTGATCATACGATCGAAGTAGGATTCGATAATTCTGGGATGGGATTGCTGGCTACGTCACCATATCATCACTTATCTCTAACTACATGGATATATTCGCTGGAAGATCCAAAAAAGGAGGCTTTAGATACCGTCAAAAATAGACGAATGAGGTATGTACGCGGCTTAGCAGAGATGGCACAAATATTTGGGCCCCTGTGGGGTTTTGGCCGCCGCGGTGGCCTCGCTGTCGGCGAGGACGAAACCATCGAAGACCTTGCCACGAGGACCAAGCCACCACTGTACGAGTACAACGTCTTCCGCGCCGAAACAGTGGAGGCGATTGGCCGCGAGCAAGTCCTGTCGGCACCGGCCTACTACGTCGAAGAACTCGATTGGGGTGGCGTTTTCATCGCCGTAACCGAGCCCCCAAAACAGTGTGGACATGAAGGCCAGCAGTGTAAGGAAGTCGCCGACCAGCTCGGTCTCTCGCTAGCGAAAACGGAACGCTATCACTGACTGCTCTCGTGTTCGATTCTTTTCGTTTGAGTGGTCCCCTGCCTGACGGATTGTCAAAATCGTCGAGGGTAGCTAAGCACGACAAGTGAAGCGAACAGACCCGTACCCAATGCCGACGTGCCGACCGGCCGGATGAGCGCAAAACTCGATGACATGCCTGGGCCGCGCTGTCAGCAGGTCACCGAACAGTTCGACCGACTCGACAGCGGTGGCAGGGACTACCTCGGCAACACGGACATCGACGACACCACGCTGAAGGCCGCCGATCTCTTCGAGAACACCGGCCCGAAAGGTCGCCAAGCGCTCAACGACCTCGCCGAGACGACCAAGACGCCGCCGACGTGCTGTTACGGATGGACGACGCCGCGACCCAGCGGCGGTTCACCCGGGCCTACGACAGCGACGCGGTCGACAGTGACGAACTGTCGACGGCCGTCAAGCGCTACGACGAACTGGATCCGAACCAAAAGTCGACAGCCGACGAGATGGTGGCGCGTGGCGGTGACGACGGCGTTTCACTCCTTGATGAGCAGGTCTGTAACAGTCCCTGTGACAGTTTCACTGAGGCCTGGCATGAACTCAAACAAACCGACTCAATTAGCTCTTACGACGCAACGACGTTCCATAACAAGCTCTTGGATGCTGTGCGACGAGACTCGATAAGTGACGAGCGAGCAGCGGATCTGCTCGGGGACGCAAAGAAGATCGCCACTGACGAGGGTCGTGATGCCACGAATGTCATCAACAGAGACAATGTATTCTCACGAAAACTCATTCAGCGGTACGCTGACTCTGATTCTACAGGCGTAGACACGCTGCGAAAGATGGACGAACTGGGGGAGGTTGATCTGCTAGACAGTCAAATCGATAGCAAGTATAAGCATGCTGATGACTTCGGTGTAAACGGGAACAAGAACCCGGAGAACAAAGAACGGTTCAAAGAGGCTATCGCTGAGCACGCGTTTGACCCTGATACCGAGGTAATCGAAAGGAAGTACAAGCGACTAGAAGGCGATCAATCAGTCACGCACATTTACAATTCGAGAACCGGTAACAACGTTATCGTGGACGATGGAGAGTTCTTGACTGGATACAAGCTGACTGCTGACCAACGTCAAAATATGGAAAGTACCGGGATTATTGATGGTGAATGACTATGAGCGCTAATGAGAGAGCGGAGAAATATCTGGATCTCATAACTTCCTATACAAATGGCAAAATGGAATCGTCAGAATTTATGCATAGATACTTGACAGAGTTCAAACAGGATTATCACGATGTGCCTGCAGACGAACCATACGAAGTCCTCGAGCCGCTGTTCTTTGCATGTGATAGTTATTGTCCCCATACAGACCCTCAGGAGGTACGGGGCGGTATCGGTGAAGAGCAATTCTTCAAAGAAGCGGCCTATGCGCGGAGAGAACTGGAGGAGTTGCTGGACGAAATGGAGGAAAGCGGGTCCACCGAATAATGGACGAAATGAGCGATGACAACTCGATTACGCTCGAACTGACCCGGAACGGGGCGATTGTAATGCTGGAGTGATTAGAGCGAATTGATAAACCAGATGATAGGGAGAACCTGGAACCGTTCGAAGCGGCTGTGTTGAGAGGCCGTTACCGCTGGTAAAGGATGTCACTGGCAACATGAGCGGGTTGTTGCTCCACATCTGAACAAGGCCGGGAATCCTACTCGTCGGCCTCCTCGTCGTCTTCCTCGGGCTGAATATCCCGAAGCCGACCACCGATCTCCTGCTCGTACTCTTCTAAGAGCTCGTAGAACTCTGCAATCGTCTCCTCAGCAGTCTCACCTTCCGCTGCAATCGTCATTCTGTCTTCGTCCCGTGTTTCGGTTCCTCGTTTCAGCCGGGCCTCCATACTACAGCCGACATCTGTTCGTTTGACCTTCTCAACTGAGTCTGGAGCCGTGTCTTGATCTTCGTCTGTTTCGTTTGACATGGTTCTTTTCAGGACGCTCTCACTGGAACGCCCCTCACCCGACTGGGGCACACAAAACAGTCGTCAATCGCTGCTCTCGAACGCATCCAGACTGGCCTGCTCGCTCGGGACGGATGTTGCAACTGGAGCTGTTCGATCCTCCGTGCTCGCAGCTCTCTGTTGCTCTGGATTAGGGTCGTTGCTGTCCTCAACCGTATTCTCGAAGGCGTCGGTCACCCACTCACGAAGTTCAGAGACTTCCTCGTCGTCTAGCTCGCGAACGCTGCCGCCCAACGCAGAGTACGAGGTCTGCCACGCTCGTTGAAACTCAACGGTCAGCGAGTCGCCCTGAATGATATAGGCGTCCAGATTCAGGAAACAGCAATTCAGTGCTGTCATCCGGGCACACAGCGGGTCCTTGTCCTGCCCGAAAAGTAGCGCGTCTGGCTGCTTTCGACCGGCGACCAATAGCATCCGACCGCTCCCACAAGCCGGATCGAGAACTGTCTGCCGGGCATCGGTATCACCTTCATCTACAACGCCGGCGATTTCAGCGTCATCTCGCAGACGGTGTGTGGGGTGAAGTGCTGGCCGAAGGCATCGCTTGACATGCCATACTCCTCGTAGACAGCGCCCAGAACGTCAGCATCGGTGGCTGCCATTCGCTCTTGCAGCTGGCCGAACGCTTTCGAGAAGAGGTCGACTGACCGTTGCCCGTCGGGATGGTCCATGTTGCCGCGCTCGCGGTAGTCATCCACGATATCCAGATATGGGTCGTCTCGGCGCTGCAGTGCGAACAGCATGAGGTTGACCCAGTCTCGGAAAACGGTGTGGGCGCTGTGTCCTCGCTGGTGGATCTGCTCAAGCGTTTCAACAATCTCGTCGACGTCGATCTGTGGCGAAGCCATACTCTCTCAGCCACCAGAGAGTCACAAAATCTGGCCTGCCGGTTGGCGTCGCTCAGGAGTTCTACTCGTCGGTCTGATCAGTACGGCAAACTACCTACTGTTTTGTCTAAGGGGAAGTTCTCTCAACAACTCGGTGACGACTCTTACTCGACTTGGCTATTTGGGTCAAGTATGTAATAGACCACAGCTATTGTGACAGATATCGACACCGCCTGAATAGGTATCCAATTGCCCAGTAACAGGGAGAATGCAAGGAAAGCAATGCCAGTTAGAATACCTGTCAGAACTGCGAATGCTCCGCGCGAGAGAGTCCGTATCCGCGCATCTACACGACGATAGAGATGCTTCACAGTACCAAGATAATCTCAACTGTTCCATATAAGTCTGGTCGATTTGCACGCTCACTGAATAGTCGTTTCAACCGCGCTCACAAGCAAAGAAACCCTTCTACAGTAGTTACAGTAGGCCGTACAGGTCTTCGACCAAGCGTCGATAGCAGTCTTGACTGGAGTCCGGAACCGGATCGACCTCTTCTCTGTCCTTCGCGATGACACTGGCGAACTGCCTGGGCGGCTTCCAACTGTCGTCTGTTTCCCGGGCATCCAACTCTCTCATAAGCGCGTGTTCACCGTCAGCGGTGACGTACAGTACGCGAAGCCCCGGCTTCTCGCTCAGCGGCCCTCTAAGTAACTTCCCGGTTCGTGTATTGACCAACCACTCAAGCCGGAGCCCTGCCCGGCACTGGATCGCGTACAGCTGCACCTCGTCTTCTTCGGGAGGTTCTGTGCGGCCCTTGTCGGCCCACGATTGGGGCAGCGACCGGTTGTCAGACTCGTCTTTCCAGCGCCATTTTAGCTTTTTCTGACCGCGATTACCACGTCGGTATTTACTGCTCATTATTGTATTCTCTCAGCCACTAGAGAAACACAAAATTCGCTTCTTATTGCCTCTAAGACAACTTTTTTTTGCTGTTTGAGAATTTAATGGTTAGTACGAGGACTCATGATGAAAACAGCCGAGTCCCCCGCCACGACTAGCGAGTGTTCGCCCCCAGACCAGTGGATATCCCGCCAACCCAGTGGGACCCGCGATCTTGATTTCCGGCAGATTCGTGACGACCGGTCAGCGACGTGGAACGCTGCGCTCGATGCCGATGTCGATGTAACGGAGGGCGGTCGTCCGGACCTGTTCCTTGTCTTCGTCGACGACGACTGTCCGGTAAACTGCTCGCTGGCCGAGCATCCCAACGGGACCCACGCTGGCTGGTGCAGCTGCGAGGTCTTCCAGGCGACGACCGTCTGCCCGCATCTCTGTGTTCTTCGCCAGTACGCTGCCCTCGGCGATCTCGGCCTTCCAGAACGAACAAACGATAGTCAGTCGTCGTCTGCTGTGTAAGCACCACTCCGGTGTTCGATTCTGTGGACTTCAAGAACCGAGGCATCGTGTGCGAGTACACACGCAAGACGGTACGTACCAACCCGAAGCTTCCAGAACGGCCCGCCAGTCAGCGGCTCTAGGAAATCCTTTGGCTCCCGCCACGTTGAGTCAACAACCTCATCGAGTTTTGAAACGATTCGGTCCTGAACGTGCGTATCAAGATCACTGAATTGCCCAGTAGCACGCTCAGTGAACTTCCACGTCCACTCCTCGTCACTCGTCATTACCGTCTGGATCCATCATCGCACGGACTTCCTCACGCGAAACCAGTTCAGCATCACCCACGCGGAGATCGTGCTCGCTCGCGGCGATCTGTTTCCACCCACTCCGACTAAATGCGGGATGTTTCACTGCATCCCGAGCGACGTGGCGAAGGAACTCGCTCCGTGAGTTGAACCCCTCTTCTTGCCACGTCGCATCGATATCCTCAAGAAAGGATTTGCTCAATCGGAGGTTTATTTGTACCATCTCTGGACCACCGTTTCCAGTATCGCTATCTGCATCAGACATATACAGATGCTATACGCTGGTGTAGTATAATTCTTCACCTATTGTCGGGAGCATGAGTACTCTGCCGAATAGTGTATCGTCATCAGTCGTTGCTCACCGTGACATCAGTCAGTGGCCGGACATCAACACGTCCAGTCCGGTCGTGGTCAAGACACTGGCACAGTCGCTTCCGAACCGTCGCTCGCGAACACGGTTCGACGCCAACACCCAATCGTGGATCGTCTCGAATCTGAACATACTCCGCGTCGACGTCCAGTTGCGTGTGCTCGACCCGAC
This genomic stretch from Haloarcula sp. CBA1127 harbors:
- a CDS encoding ribbon-helix-helix domain-containing protein; its protein translation is MSDADSDTGNGGPEMVQINLRLSKSFLEDIDATWQEEGFNSRSEFLRHVARDAVKHPAFSRSGWKQIAASEHDLRVGDAELVSREEVRAMMDPDGNDE
- a CDS encoding type II toxin-antitoxin system RelE/ParE family toxin; protein product: MTSDEEWTWKFTERATGQFSDLDTHVQDRIVSKLDEVVDSTWREPKDFLEPLTGGPFWKLRVGTYRLACVLAHDASVLEVHRIEHRSGAYTADDD
- a CDS encoding colicin D domain-containing protein, giving the protein MDDAATQRRFTRAYDSDAVDSDELSTAVKRYDELDPNQKSTADEMVARGGDDGVSLLDEQVCNSPCDSFTEAWHELKQTDSISSYDATTFHNKLLDAVRRDSISDERAADLLGDAKKIATDEGRDATNVINRDNVFSRKLIQRYADSDSTGVDTLRKMDELGEVDLLDSQIDSKYKHADDFGVNGNKNPENKERFKEAIAEHAFDPDTEVIERKYKRLEGDQSVTHIYNSRTGNNVIVDDGEFLTGYKLTADQRQNMESTGIIDGE
- a CDS encoding colicin immunity domain-containing protein → MSANERAEKYLDLITSYTNGKMESSEFMHRYLTEFKQDYHDVPADEPYEVLEPLFFACDSYCPHTDPQEVRGGIGEEQFFKEAAYARRELEELLDEMEESGSTE